Proteins encoded in a region of the Mucilaginibacter sabulilitoris genome:
- a CDS encoding glycosyltransferase, whose translation MGFGTDKKLNILLISSGTPTDHSPKMALDMVKSLELGGHQVDLLLKYPVNDGPVNVLSVYSESDLYKLRIYNSINNRISRFKGIFEPEKIKPVAKYHFIDRNEDTPPVKSSLILKKIHVKYDLVLVFFWQGMLTSRSILDIYNKLKVPIFLISADMFPMTGGCSYFWDCRNFENSCGTCPAIGSEFENDITKKIFSYKKDVFNNINCVFLGNSWMINHAIKSKLFKNVDTIFPVINENIFKPQNKQVLKQQFKLKDKIVLFAGAVNVNEERKGFKYLVESLQLLSEKVSASVRKDIVLVIAGDSSIDLQAYFSFETLKTGQLSYDILALYYAMADIYLSPTIQDAGPMMVNQALMCGTPVVAFNIGTACDLVNDDTGYLAKYKDASDFCHGILRLLELKNEEKKTLSEKCCETSLNKSSYKAFENKILEVYVNLLDKQINH comes from the coding sequence ATGGGATTTGGAACAGATAAGAAGTTAAATATTTTATTAATTTCCAGCGGAACACCAACAGATCATTCACCTAAAATGGCGTTGGATATGGTCAAATCGTTGGAATTGGGTGGGCACCAGGTTGACCTGTTATTAAAGTATCCGGTAAACGACGGTCCGGTAAATGTCTTGTCCGTTTACTCCGAGTCTGATTTGTATAAACTAAGAATATACAACTCCATAAATAACAGGATTTCGCGATTCAAGGGTATTTTTGAGCCGGAGAAAATCAAGCCAGTAGCGAAATATCATTTTATTGATCGTAATGAAGATACGCCGCCTGTAAAGTCATCACTGATTCTAAAAAAGATTCACGTAAAATACGATCTTGTATTGGTTTTTTTCTGGCAAGGGATGCTTACCTCTAGGTCAATTTTGGACATTTACAACAAACTGAAAGTCCCTATATTTTTAATTTCGGCAGATATGTTCCCAATGACTGGTGGCTGCAGTTATTTTTGGGATTGCCGTAATTTTGAAAATTCATGTGGTACATGCCCCGCTATCGGCTCTGAATTTGAAAACGATATCACCAAAAAGATTTTTTCCTACAAAAAGGATGTTTTCAATAATATTAATTGTGTTTTTTTAGGAAACAGTTGGATGATTAATCATGCTATAAAAAGTAAATTGTTTAAAAATGTTGATACCATTTTTCCAGTGATAAATGAGAACATATTTAAGCCACAGAATAAGCAAGTTCTTAAGCAACAATTTAAGTTGAAAGATAAGATCGTTTTATTTGCAGGTGCCGTCAATGTAAATGAAGAAAGGAAGGGTTTCAAATATCTGGTAGAATCCTTGCAATTGTTGTCAGAGAAAGTTAGTGCATCGGTAAGGAAGGATATCGTTTTGGTTATTGCGGGAGATTCGAGTATAGATTTGCAAGCTTATTTTAGTTTTGAGACATTAAAAACCGGCCAACTTTCATACGATATCCTTGCACTATATTATGCAATGGCTGATATTTATTTAAGTCCTACCATTCAGGATGCAGGACCGATGATGGTAAATCAGGCTTTAATGTGCGGCACACCCGTTGTCGCTTTTAATATTGGTACGGCATGCGATCTGGTCAATGACGATACAGGATATCTTGCTAAATACAAAGATGCCAGCGACTTTTGTCATGGGATTTTGAGACTATTGGAGTTAAAGAATGAGGAAAAAAAGACCTTGTCCGAAAAGTGTTGTGAAACTTCACTAAATAAATCATCTTATAAAGCTTTTGAGAATAAAATTTTGGAAGTTTACGTTAATTTGCTTGATAAGCAAATCAATCATTAA
- a CDS encoding acyltransferase, with product MAKTSFRIIMIKTLYSIYNQVSQWIYIRWSHYATVFYFHINNVIRGNFTSIGVPLLEIHQDGKCEFGGGVVMVNNAKFATLGKSNRCKFVVSSGAKLLIGNKVAMSNTTIVATLSVTLGDNILLGGGVTIVDTDFHSLNPAHWHTMADYDYMQKSPVVIKDNVFIGMNAVILKGVTIGSNVIIGAGSVISKDIPDNQVWAGNPARFIKNCIIRN from the coding sequence ATGGCTAAAACTTCGTTTCGCATTATTATGATAAAAACGCTATATAGCATTTATAACCAAGTTAGTCAATGGATATATATTCGCTGGAGTCACTATGCTACGGTATTTTATTTTCATATAAACAATGTTATTCGGGGCAATTTTACATCGATCGGCGTGCCGTTGCTGGAAATTCATCAGGATGGAAAATGCGAATTTGGTGGGGGGGTGGTTATGGTTAATAATGCTAAATTTGCAACACTCGGAAAAAGCAACAGATGTAAGTTTGTGGTATCATCCGGTGCAAAGCTTTTAATTGGTAATAAAGTTGCTATGAGCAATACAACGATAGTCGCCACATTATCAGTGACTTTAGGGGATAATATTTTACTTGGAGGGGGAGTGACAATTGTCGATACAGATTTTCACTCTTTAAATCCTGCTCATTGGCATACGATGGCTGATTATGATTATATGCAAAAATCTCCAGTGGTAATTAAAGATAATGTTTTTATCGGAATGAATGCAGTTATTTTAAAAGGGGTTACTATCGGCTCAAATGTCATTATCGGAGCTGGCTCGGTAATTTCAAAGGATATCCCGGATAATCAGGTGTGGGCAGGTAATCCAGCTCGGTTTATCAAAAATTGCATCATTCGCAACTGA
- a CDS encoding alpha-1,2-fucosyltransferase → MDVVVIFNGLGNQMSQYAFYLQKKSVNKSTYLIDFCSSQNHNGMELHRVFDIDLKVTLFQRFLMVLFKILIVEKYKIIVKPLRSLLRFFNCNVIYENFNYSFNSSYLLPSKGITFYYGGWHSEKYFLSVKDKIVKEFEFLKPIDPENVDYIHSISKHNSIGIHIRRGDYLDADNFNLFGDVCNKAYFEAAIDLIENKLNNPHFFVFSNDMSWVKANLFMNKVTYITCNNGKNSWKDMYLMSLCKHNIISNSTFSWWGAWLNKNVDKLVISPKRYLKKDKFTDFYPESWTKLADY, encoded by the coding sequence ATGGACGTAGTTGTTATTTTTAATGGTTTAGGAAACCAGATGTCTCAATATGCATTTTATTTGCAAAAAAAAAGTGTTAATAAGTCAACCTACCTCATTGATTTTTGTAGCAGCCAGAATCACAATGGCATGGAACTGCATCGTGTATTTGATATTGATCTTAAGGTAACTTTATTCCAAAGGTTTCTGATGGTATTGTTTAAAATACTAATAGTTGAAAAATATAAAATAATTGTTAAGCCCTTGAGGTCTCTACTTAGGTTTTTTAATTGTAATGTAATTTATGAGAACTTTAATTATAGCTTTAATAGCTCCTATTTATTGCCATCCAAAGGAATTACATTTTATTATGGGGGATGGCATTCTGAAAAATATTTTTTATCAGTTAAGGATAAAATTGTCAAGGAGTTCGAATTTCTTAAACCCATTGACCCTGAGAATGTTGATTATATTCACAGCATAAGCAAACATAATAGTATAGGTATCCATATTAGACGGGGAGATTATCTGGATGCGGATAATTTTAACCTTTTTGGAGATGTTTGTAACAAGGCATACTTTGAAGCGGCTATTGATTTGATTGAAAACAAATTGAATAATCCTCATTTTTTTGTCTTTTCTAATGACATGTCCTGGGTGAAAGCTAACCTTTTCATGAACAAGGTGACTTATATTACTTGTAATAATGGTAAGAATTCATGGAAAGATATGTATTTAATGTCCCTGTGTAAGCATAACATTATTTCGAATAGCACATTTAGCTGGTGGGGAGCGTGGCTCAATAAGAACGTAGATAAGCTCGTTATATCTCCAAAGAGATATTTAAAGAAAGACAAATTTACCGACTTCTATCCTGAATCATGGACTAAATTAGCTGATTATTGA
- a CDS encoding EpsG family protein yields the protein MIYIVIFFFLAFTSLLDLVVTSKVIRYGFLLCTFIILAIVAGMRWEVGPDWESYHSFFVDYEQYRDGVYINMLEPGYTFLNGLIKAIGGNYTTFLFFIAILTIGLKYSIFTRHPRITFVVIFFYYCYYLADVASTRQFTSLSITLLSSIFIIKRRPVLFVLCVILATSIHISSIAFLAAYWIYHKNFSKRTLAIVLCGTFVLGFLNVSGLMLGKVIGLLGSSSIYAEKLLKYSESGVDSTVGNPYISFLLGALKRAVIIPFLFYYRERIDSKDHDIYRGYLNLLIMGNAIYFLFIISFPEVTRLSVSYLYFEIFLLGFALISIKDRNLKMVVFLLMILFGGFRLYSFMAPYMNLYIPYKTFIN from the coding sequence ATGATTTACATTGTCATCTTTTTTTTTCTTGCTTTTACTTCCCTGTTGGATTTGGTTGTAACTTCTAAGGTTATCCGCTATGGTTTTCTTTTGTGCACTTTTATAATTCTTGCGATTGTAGCGGGTATGCGTTGGGAAGTAGGACCGGATTGGGAGTCCTATCATTCATTCTTTGTTGATTATGAGCAATATAGGGACGGCGTTTATATAAACATGCTCGAACCGGGCTATACCTTTTTGAATGGGCTTATTAAAGCTATAGGAGGTAACTATACCACCTTTCTTTTTTTTATTGCGATCTTAACAATTGGTTTGAAATATTCAATCTTTACCAGACACCCGAGAATTACATTTGTAGTTATATTTTTTTATTACTGTTATTACTTAGCTGATGTCGCATCAACAAGGCAGTTTACCTCTTTATCTATCACTTTGTTGTCCTCGATTTTCATCATTAAACGACGGCCGGTTTTATTTGTTTTATGTGTGATCTTAGCAACTAGCATACACATCTCCTCAATTGCTTTTTTAGCTGCTTACTGGATTTATCATAAAAATTTCTCTAAAAGAACGTTGGCTATAGTTCTATGCGGAACTTTTGTACTTGGCTTTCTAAATGTGTCCGGTTTGATGCTGGGGAAAGTGATCGGTTTGTTAGGTTCCTCTTCAATCTACGCCGAGAAATTATTAAAATATAGCGAATCTGGCGTTGACTCCACTGTAGGAAACCCCTACATCAGCTTCTTGCTGGGAGCGCTTAAACGAGCTGTTATTATTCCCTTTCTTTTTTATTATCGCGAGAGAATAGATTCTAAAGATCATGACATCTATAGAGGTTATCTTAACTTATTAATAATGGGAAATGCAATATACTTTCTGTTTATCATAAGCTTCCCGGAAGTTACGAGACTCTCAGTGAGTTACTTGTACTTCGAAATTTTTCTTTTAGGTTTCGCACTAATTTCCATTAAAGATCGAAATCTAAAAATGGTAGTCTTTTTGCTAATGATTCTATTCGGTGGCTTTCGATTATATAGCTTTATGGCTCCATATATGAATTTGTACATACCTTATAAGACATTTATTAACTAA
- a CDS encoding glycosyltransferase → MEQLVTIAIPVFNAEKTIALAIKSVLKQSYKNWELIIINDGSKDRSIKIIHEFLDHRIRIVDDNINRGLINRLNSIPTMANGKYIARMDADDIMHPERIAKQVYYMESNPDIDVVDCAIYTIDDVNQVKGIRNMEDLPKTKDALLFHCMFTHPAILGKKEWFIKYPYDYNYYRAEDYELWLRAYDDSKYGRVKLPLLFYREGNVNISNYINSMKSVRKIIRCYGPALVSPFDNKVAIFKSYIKQLTYLIFGLFKAQGLLVSRRNSKLSLDEQKRSAIIIVGVINYK, encoded by the coding sequence ATGGAACAGTTAGTAACAATTGCCATACCTGTTTTTAATGCGGAGAAAACCATAGCGTTAGCGATTAAATCCGTTTTAAAACAATCTTATAAAAATTGGGAATTAATTATTATAAATGATGGATCCAAGGACCGTTCTATTAAAATCATACATGAATTTTTAGACCATAGAATTAGAATAGTAGATGACAATATAAACAGGGGATTGATAAATCGATTAAATTCTATTCCCACAATGGCAAATGGTAAATATATTGCCAGAATGGATGCCGATGATATAATGCATCCTGAAAGAATCGCAAAGCAAGTTTATTATATGGAATCAAATCCAGATATTGATGTTGTTGATTGTGCTATTTATACCATAGATGATGTCAATCAAGTTAAAGGCATTAGGAATATGGAGGATTTACCCAAAACGAAAGATGCACTATTATTCCATTGTATGTTTACTCATCCGGCAATTTTAGGTAAAAAAGAATGGTTTATTAAATACCCATATGACTATAATTATTACCGAGCAGAAGATTACGAGCTGTGGTTAAGGGCCTATGATGATTCCAAATATGGCAGAGTAAAACTACCTTTACTTTTTTATAGGGAGGGAAATGTTAACATTTCCAATTATATAAATAGCATGAAAAGTGTTCGGAAAATAATCCGATGTTACGGTCCCGCTTTAGTGTCGCCTTTTGATAATAAAGTAGCCATTTTTAAATCTTATATCAAACAATTAACCTATCTGATTTTTGGCTTATTTAAGGCGCAGGGACTATTGGTATCTAGAAGGAACTCTAAGTTAAGTTTGGATGAGCAAAAACGTTCGGCCATTATAATTGTTGGTGTAATAAACTATAAATAA
- a CDS encoding glycosyltransferase: MRLVLIITDYGSFNNFLSEVAVELLKQGNDVHVICSGLKIYNYQDKYPYESMGIVFHFLNFPRSFNLLSQLTASKAIGKKVYEINPDLVNVHFTTGIFTTVIWKKLPFFTIGTIHGLGYPVIQGRLMRKIFKFVEKICFKRVDQIYLLNNLDFNLVKALHPMKAFKYNSYGVGCDLEKFNPDKINPSLRRDSRNSLSINADDFVLAFTGRFVTFKGFDILVKAMISIIKDAGLQDIRLLLIGGEDPAHKSGLSDEEEYFYKNHPQIIPIGFTGEVEQYLAMTDLFVFPSFKEGMPVCIMEALSMGIPVITSDSRGCNDLISDHFNGLLLSNPPSVEETQAAILKLYYDRILLKNLSSNALINRNQLSRDTYAQEQISIYKKILSISTQVISDSD, from the coding sequence ATGAGATTAGTATTAATAATCACCGACTATGGAAGCTTCAATAACTTTTTATCAGAGGTCGCCGTCGAACTCCTCAAACAAGGAAATGATGTGCATGTAATATGTTCGGGATTAAAAATCTATAACTATCAGGATAAATATCCATATGAAAGTATGGGAATAGTATTTCATTTCCTTAATTTTCCCCGTTCATTTAATCTGCTTAGTCAATTAACAGCTTCAAAGGCAATAGGTAAGAAAGTCTATGAGATTAACCCAGACTTAGTAAATGTTCATTTCACTACGGGAATATTTACTACTGTAATATGGAAAAAGTTGCCTTTTTTTACGATAGGCACAATTCATGGGCTTGGATATCCTGTTATCCAAGGTAGATTGATGCGAAAAATATTCAAATTTGTCGAGAAAATATGCTTTAAAAGGGTTGATCAAATTTATTTACTCAATAATCTTGACTTTAATTTGGTGAAAGCGTTACATCCAATGAAAGCCTTTAAATATAATTCTTATGGGGTGGGGTGCGATTTGGAAAAGTTCAATCCCGATAAGATCAACCCATCATTGAGGAGGGATTCAAGAAATAGTCTATCAATAAATGCTGATGATTTTGTTTTGGCATTTACCGGAAGGTTTGTAACTTTTAAAGGCTTTGACATATTGGTTAAAGCTATGATTTCAATTATTAAGGATGCTGGATTACAGGATATTCGGTTATTATTGATTGGAGGAGAGGACCCGGCACATAAAAGTGGGCTTAGCGATGAGGAAGAATATTTTTATAAAAACCACCCTCAAATAATTCCTATTGGTTTCACAGGAGAGGTGGAGCAATATTTAGCCATGACCGATTTATTTGTCTTTCCAAGTTTCAAAGAAGGGATGCCAGTTTGCATTATGGAAGCATTATCAATGGGGATACCAGTAATAACTTCTGATTCCAGGGGATGTAATGACCTGATAAGTGATCATTTTAATGGGTTATTGCTTAGTAACCCACCGTCTGTAGAAGAAACCCAAGCTGCAATCTTAAAGCTGTACTATGATCGTATTCTCCTGAAGAACCTTTCTTCAAATGCTTTAATAAACAGAAATCAACTAAGCCGCGATACTTATGCTCAAGAGCAAATCTCTATTTATAAAAAGATTTTAAGCATATCTACGCAAGTTATTTCTGATAGCGATTAA
- a CDS encoding NAD-dependent epimerase/dehydratase family protein — protein MNKKTIIIGSTGFVGQNLASYLKSKGHSYTCILRDQLNNGPGPFFDPDTTIVYLAGKAHDLKKVSDPEEYYKINFELTKKIYNFFLASNAKKFIFISSIKAVADSVQGILDETFKPNPITDYGKSKLMAEEYIKRQPLSEGKSFYILRPCMIHGPGNKGNLNLLYKFVKLGVPYPLADFENKRSFLSVENLCFIIYHLIISNCIESGIYNVSDDAALSTNDVVSILGQSLNIKTRLWKIPKNIVLFFAKAGDLLHLPLTSERLNKLTESYVVSNKKIKHALNQELPLSSVEGLKITAGSFNRK, from the coding sequence ATGAATAAAAAAACCATAATTATAGGATCGACAGGATTCGTTGGCCAGAATCTCGCCTCCTACTTAAAAAGTAAGGGCCATTCTTATACTTGCATTTTACGTGATCAATTGAATAATGGTCCGGGGCCTTTTTTTGATCCAGATACTACGATTGTTTATCTGGCAGGAAAGGCACATGATCTAAAAAAAGTATCTGACCCGGAGGAATATTACAAAATAAATTTTGAACTTACGAAGAAAATATATAACTTTTTTTTAGCATCTAATGCTAAGAAGTTCATATTTATCAGCTCAATAAAAGCAGTTGCTGACAGCGTTCAAGGAATCTTAGACGAAACCTTTAAACCAAATCCGATAACAGATTATGGCAAGTCAAAATTAATGGCTGAAGAGTATATAAAACGTCAGCCCTTATCAGAGGGGAAATCGTTTTATATCCTTCGTCCTTGTATGATTCATGGACCTGGTAATAAAGGTAATCTAAATTTATTATATAAATTTGTAAAACTAGGAGTTCCTTATCCCCTTGCCGACTTCGAAAACAAAAGGTCTTTTTTAAGTGTTGAAAATTTATGTTTTATCATTTACCATTTAATTATAAGTAACTGTATCGAATCCGGAATTTACAACGTATCTGATGATGCGGCTTTATCAACTAATGACGTGGTTTCGATATTAGGCCAGTCTCTAAATATTAAAACAAGATTATGGAAGATACCTAAAAATATAGTGCTGTTTTTTGCCAAAGCTGGGGATTTGCTACATTTACCTTTAACAAGTGAGCGGTTAAATAAACTCACGGAGAGTTATGTGGTAAGTAATAAAAAGATAAAACATGCTCTTAACCAAGAATTGCCGCTTTCATCTGTTGAAGGGCTAAAAATTACCGCCGGTTCATTTAATCGAAAATAA
- a CDS encoding MraY family glycosyltransferase — protein MNFLTLLIIFFVLFTIELGYFKLAFKYRIIDHPNHRSSHAKITIRGGGMIFSMALLLSPLYYNWEYGYFLLGLFLISLVSFIDDIKPVSHKIRILFHLTAAALLFYQTGIFHLPLYWAILGFIFVIGSINAVNFMDGINGITGSFGLVTLSTLYYINKSIVVFTAEYFLILPILGLLVFVFFNFRKKAKCFAGDVGSVSLGFIVLFFLIELILKTNNLNYLFLLLVYGLDTISTIIFRIIRKENIFEAHRNHFYQFLVNKKRVPHLVVAGSYTIAQGIVNLIVINILPLSIVNLSLVMVATMSAFILIRINMEGQYEILNVKT, from the coding sequence ATGAATTTTTTGACATTGTTAATTATTTTTTTTGTTCTATTCACAATCGAACTTGGATATTTTAAACTTGCCTTTAAGTACAGAATCATTGATCACCCTAATCACCGCAGTTCACACGCCAAAATAACGATACGAGGGGGGGGGATGATTTTTAGTATGGCTCTTTTATTAAGTCCTTTGTATTATAATTGGGAATATGGATATTTTCTTCTAGGACTTTTTCTTATCAGTTTGGTTAGCTTCATTGATGATATAAAGCCAGTCAGCCATAAGATAAGAATTCTATTTCATCTCACGGCTGCTGCATTATTATTCTATCAAACAGGAATATTTCATCTCCCCTTATATTGGGCCATTTTAGGATTTATATTTGTTATTGGTTCTATCAATGCAGTCAATTTCATGGATGGCATTAATGGCATCACTGGTAGCTTTGGTTTGGTAACCTTGAGTACGCTTTATTATATAAATAAAAGTATTGTCGTGTTTACCGCCGAATATTTCCTTATTTTACCAATTCTGGGGTTACTTGTTTTTGTTTTTTTTAACTTTCGAAAAAAAGCCAAATGTTTTGCGGGAGATGTGGGAAGTGTTAGTTTGGGTTTTATCGTACTTTTTTTTCTTATCGAGCTGATCTTAAAAACAAATAATCTCAATTACCTGTTTTTATTGCTAGTATATGGGCTAGATACCATTTCAACAATTATTTTTAGAATAATAAGAAAGGAAAATATTTTCGAAGCCCACCGAAATCATTTTTATCAATTTTTAGTAAATAAAAAGAGGGTTCCTCACTTAGTGGTTGCAGGATCTTACACAATTGCACAAGGAATTGTGAATTTAATTGTGATAAACATTCTGCCACTGTCAATCGTTAATTTGTCGTTAGTAATGGTCGCAACCATGTCGGCATTTATATTGATTCGCATAAATATGGAAGGACAATATGAAATTTTAAATGTTAAAACATGA
- a CDS encoding polysaccharide biosynthesis protein: protein MISSALFYRLNIVPRWIIFTLDLIIGFLSLTLSFAIKYNFDFSNLNYVDFSRNALIITVLNAVVFFAVKTYSGIIRYTSVQDSFRIFLSVLGSNSSFFLINLVAVASSRPSLIATSILITNAFACFLLMITYRILVKYSFLYVKNLKLDKRRVIIYGAGEAGVATKRTLDHDYKVNKNIIAFVDDDLRKVGKTIDGVKILNAKDLPILVKEHQLDEIIFASYTIPLEDKNTIVDICLENDIQVLNIPPHEVWRSGRLQPAQIQNINIEDLLNRKSIEIDITGIQNELKGKRILITGAAGSIGSEIVRQLLKFDTGLIIMCDQAETALHHLYLEVQEMHAEMNFHAFIGDVKDEKRMQDLFETYKPQYVYHAAAYKHVPLMEDNPAEAIKTNVLGTKTIADLSVKHGVQKFVMISTDKAVNPTNVMGASKRIAEIYVQTLNKAIFNKDFKFTNGLSQLNLTRSDTRFITTRFGNVLGSNGSVIPRFKQQIEKGGPVTVTHPEITRFFMTIPEACRLVLEAGCMGKGGEIFIFDMGKPIRIIELARRMIRLAGLVPDKDIKIEFTGLRPGEKLYEELLNDSENTMPTHHEKIMIGKVREYIFVETEKQIYNLIHHAKSNDDQQVVRSMKQIVHEFKSKNSIFEELDFIAKVS, encoded by the coding sequence ATGATATCATCTGCTTTGTTCTATCGATTAAATATCGTACCGCGTTGGATCATTTTTACGCTTGATCTGATTATTGGCTTTCTGTCTTTGACGTTGTCCTTTGCGATTAAATATAATTTTGATTTTTCCAACTTAAATTATGTCGATTTTAGCCGAAATGCGCTGATAATTACTGTCTTAAATGCAGTGGTTTTTTTTGCTGTAAAAACTTACTCAGGGATCATTCGATACACCAGCGTACAGGACTCTTTTAGGATTTTTCTATCGGTACTAGGTAGTAATAGCTCGTTTTTTTTGATCAACCTGGTTGCTGTAGCATCTTCAAGGCCAAGTTTAATTGCCACCAGTATATTGATTACTAATGCTTTTGCGTGCTTTTTATTGATGATTACTTATAGAATCCTGGTAAAATATTCTTTCTTGTATGTTAAAAACCTGAAATTAGATAAGCGGAGAGTGATTATCTACGGTGCGGGTGAGGCCGGCGTAGCTACCAAACGAACCTTAGATCATGATTATAAAGTAAATAAAAATATTATCGCTTTCGTTGATGACGACCTGAGAAAAGTTGGGAAAACAATCGATGGGGTCAAGATATTAAATGCAAAAGATTTGCCTATATTGGTCAAGGAGCACCAATTGGACGAGATTATTTTCGCTTCCTACACCATTCCGCTTGAAGATAAAAATACAATAGTAGATATATGTCTTGAAAATGATATTCAAGTTTTAAACATTCCCCCGCACGAAGTTTGGCGCAGTGGCAGATTACAGCCCGCCCAAATTCAAAATATTAATATAGAAGATCTTTTAAACAGAAAATCGATAGAGATTGATATTACCGGCATACAAAACGAATTGAAGGGTAAAAGAATACTAATAACCGGTGCGGCTGGTTCCATAGGAAGTGAGATTGTAAGACAATTATTAAAGTTTGACACTGGTCTGATCATTATGTGCGACCAAGCGGAAACCGCCCTACATCATTTGTACCTGGAGGTCCAGGAGATGCATGCAGAGATGAACTTTCATGCCTTTATAGGTGATGTAAAAGATGAAAAGAGGATGCAGGACCTTTTTGAAACGTATAAGCCACAGTATGTATATCATGCTGCTGCTTATAAGCATGTTCCGCTCATGGAAGATAATCCTGCTGAGGCTATTAAAACTAATGTCTTAGGTACTAAGACAATTGCTGATCTTTCAGTAAAACACGGCGTACAAAAGTTTGTCATGATATCTACGGATAAGGCTGTTAATCCGACCAATGTGATGGGGGCTTCTAAGCGTATCGCTGAGATATACGTTCAGACTCTTAATAAAGCCATATTTAACAAAGATTTTAAATTTACCAACGGCCTAAGCCAGCTCAACCTCACCAGATCTGATACGCGTTTTATAACTACACGCTTTGGGAATGTTTTGGGATCAAACGGCTCAGTTATCCCACGCTTTAAACAGCAAATAGAAAAAGGGGGACCTGTAACGGTGACACATCCTGAAATAACCCGTTTTTTTATGACGATTCCCGAGGCATGTCGGTTGGTACTGGAGGCCGGATGTATGGGTAAAGGAGGGGAAATATTTATATTCGATATGGGTAAACCCATTAGGATTATCGAATTGGCGCGACGAATGATACGACTTGCAGGCCTAGTGCCGGATAAAGATATCAAAATTGAATTCACCGGATTAAGGCCCGGCGAGAAATTGTATGAGGAATTGCTTAACGACAGTGAAAATACGATGCCAACCCATCACGAGAAAATCATGATTGGAAAGGTAAGAGAATACATATTCGTGGAGACTGAAAAGCAGATCTATAATTTAATACATCATGCTAAGAGTAATGATGATCAGCAAGTAGTAAGGTCGATGAAACAAATCGTACACGAATTTAAAAGTAAGAACTCTATCTTTGAGGAATTAGATTTCATAGCTAAAGTTAGTTAA